Genomic window (Pseudomonas azadiae):
AGGCCGGTAACTTTCTGGCCGTCGCCCTTCACTTCGCTGGTCAGCGCACTGGTGATCACGTCAACGTTCTGCAGGCTGTAGAGCTTGCGCTGCAACACAGCGTCGGCGCGCAACTTACTATCGAACTCAAGCAAGGTCACGTGGCTGACGATGCCGGCCAGGTCGATGGCCGCTTCAACGCCGGAGTTGCCACCGCCGATCACCGCCACACGCTTACCCTTGAACAACGGACCGTCGCAGTGCGGGCAGAAGCACACGCCCTTGGCCTTGTATTGCTGCTCGCCCGGTACACCCATTTCGCGCCAGCGGGCGCCAGTGGCGAGGATCACCGTCTTGGACTTGAGGCTCGCGCCGCTTTCGAAACGGATTTCGTGCAAGTCACCGGCGTTTTTCGCCGGGATCAGGCTGCTGGCACGTTGCAGGTTCATGATGTCCACGTCGTATTGACGCACGTGGGCTTCCAGGGCGCTGGCCAGTTTCGGGCCTTCGGTTTCCTGTACCGAGATGAAGTTCTCGATGGACATGGTGTCCAGCACCTGGCCACCAAAGCGCTCAGCGGCAACACCGGTGCGAATGCCTTTGCGTGCGGCGTAGATCGCTGCTGAAGATCCGGCCGGGCCACCGCCGACAACGAGCACGTCAAAGGCGTCCTTGGCGCTGATTTTCTCGGCGGCTTTTTCGATACCGCTGGTATCGAGCTTGGCGAGGATTTCTTCCAGGCCCATACGGCCCTGGCCGAAGTTCACGCCGTTCAAGTAGACGCTTGGCACCGCCATGATCTGGCGCTCATCAACTTCCGCCTGGAACAGCGCGCCGTCGATGGCGACGTGGCGGATGTTCGGGTTGAGCACGGCCATCAGGTTCAGCGCCTGGACCACGTCCGGGCAGTTCTGGCAGGACAGCGAGAAGTACGTCTCGAAGCTGAACTCGCCTTTGAGGGCGCGGATCTGTTCAATCACTTCGACACTGGCCTTCGACGGGTGGCCACCGACTTGCAGCAGGGCCAGCACCAAGGAAGTGAATTCATGGCCCATGGGGATGCCGGCGAAACGCAGGCTGATATCGGCACCCGGGCGGTTGATGGAGAACGACGGCTTGCGCGCATCATCACCATCGGTGTTCAGGGTAATCAGCGTGGTGAGGCTGACCACATCCTGCAACAGAGCGAGCATTTCCTGGGATTTCGCACCGTCGTCGAGGGAGGCGACGATCTCGATCGGCTGGGTGACCCGTTCCAGGTATGACTTCAACTGAGCTTTAAGATTGGCGTCCAACATACGGGCGATTTCCTTTAATTCTGGGTAAAAAAAACGCCCGAGCGAATCTCGCCCGGGCGTTTTAGGGCGGTGCAGCTTACTTAAGGTGCGGCAAAATCCGCCCTGAGGTGTTTCACAGACTTAGATCTTGCCGACCAGGTCCAGGGACGGAGCCAGAGTGGCTTCGCCTTCTTTCCACTTGGCTGGGCATACTTCGCCTGGGTGGGCAGCCACATACTGAGCGGCCTTGATCTTGCGCAGCAGCTCGGAAGCGTCACGGCCGACACCGCCGTCGTTCAGTTCAACGATCTTGATCTGACCTTCCGGGTTGATCACGAAAGTACCGCGGTCCGCCAGGCCAGCTTCTTCGATCAGTACGTCGAAGTTGCGGGAGATGGTCAGGGTCGGGTCGCCGATCATGGTGTACTGGATCTTGCCGATGGCTGGCGAAGTGTTGTGCCAGGCAGCGTGGGCAAAGTGGGTGTCGGTGGAAACGCTGTAGATTTCAACGCCCAGCTTTTGGAACTCGGCATAGTTGTCAGCCAGGTCTTCCAGCTCGGTTGGGCAAACGAAGGTGAAGTCGGCTGGGTAGAAGAACACTACCGACCACTTGCCTTTCAGGTCAGCGTCGGTCACATCTACGAAGCTGCCGTTTTTGAATGCGGTGGCTTTGAACGGTTTTACTTGGCTGTTGATGATAGGCATCGTTGATTCTCCGTCAGGGTTGTAGAAGGGCTTGGTAAGTTGATGAGATGAATCCTACCCACTCTCTCGGTCGATGGCTCATTGGCAAACCTGATGCTGACGATTGGTTTTCCCTATCAGGTGACTGTATTAATAGAAGAAACCCTAAAGAAGCGGTTGAGTCGCCAACGTCATCCCAAGGAAGGGCGTTGCTTCAACATAGCGCATGGCGGATTTCATGTCGCTCCACCCGACGTAACTCATCAGTGACTTCAAATCCCAACCGCTGCGGTGGGCCCACGTCGCAAAACCCCGGCGCAGCGAGTGGCTGGTGTATTGCTCGGCAGGGATGCCGGCGCGCTCCAGCGCCTGGCGCAGCAGCGGGATCACGCTGTTGGGGTGCAACCCCTCCTCTCCCAGGTTGCCCCAGCGATCAATGCCACGAAACACCGGGCCACGCACCAGCGCGGAGGCGCTGAGCCACTCGCTGTAGGCGTGCACCGGGCACAAGCGCAGCAGCGCCGGGGTGTGATAGGTCTTGCCGAGGTTGTCGCGATCGCTTTTGCTGCGCGGCAGGTACAGGCTGATGCCGGCACCTGGCGCGGCTTGGACATGCTCGATGGCGAGGCGACACAACTCATCGCTGCGAAAGCCGCGCCAGAAGCCCAGCAGGATCAGTGCAGTGTCGCGCTTGGCGCGCAGCAATCGCGGCGAGTCTTGTGCCGCAGCCGCCTCTTTCGCTTCGACCTCAAGCGCCGCAACCACCTGCTCCAGATGCTTGAGCTGCAACGGCTCGGCCTGTTTCTGTCGCGCCGGGTGCACGGCACGAATGCCCTTGAGCACTTTGCGCACCACGGGCGCTTTGGTCGGGTCGGGAAAGCCCTGGCTGGTGTGCCACTGCGCCAATGCCGACAACCGCAGCTTCAACGTATTGACCGCCAAGACCCCCGCATGCGCGACCAGATAGCGCGCCACGCTGTCGCTGGTCGCAGGCAGAAACCCGCCCCAACTCACTTCGAAGTGCTCGATGGCCGCGCGGTAACTGCGTCGCGTGTTGTCGCGGGTGGCGGCGTTGAGATAACGGTCCAGATCGCTCATGGGGGGCCTATTCGTACTGCTCGCGGGCGCATTGGCGGATTCAAAGCGCATGACACGGGATAATACGCCAATATCCCATCTGTTAAATCATGAATTTCAACGCGTTTTAATCCCTGATATAGTATGTATGTACATAATACATACCACAGTACCAAATCGACGGAGATCCCATGGCTCGCGGCGGCATAAACAAAGCAGTTGTTCAAACGGCACGCTTGGCGATCCTCGCCCGCGGCGAAAACCCCAGCATCGACGCGGTACGCATCGAAATGGGCAACACCGGTTCTAAAACCACCATTCATCGCTACCTGAAGGAACTGGATGAGAGCGAGACGCGCCTCACCATCACCGAAGCGCCAATCGATGACGAGCTCGGCGAACTGGTTGCGCGCCTGGCCCAGCGCTTGAAAGAGAAAGCCCAGGAGCCTATCGACCTGGCCCTGGCGCAATTCGAACAGCACAAAGCCGCCCTGCTCGCCCAACTGGAAGCCCTTGAAGAGGCCCACGGCCAACTCAAGCAGCAATTCGATATCCAGGCCGCCGCCCTCGCGGAACAAAGCGCTGCACTGCAAACCGCCAGCACCAGCCTGCAGACCGAACAAACCCGTAATGCCGGGCTGAGCCAGGCGTGCAGCGATTACGAGCTACGCATCAGCGACAAGGACGAACAGATCCGCTCGTTGGAAGAAAAACATCTGCACGCCCGCGATGCGCTGGAGCACTACCGCAACGCGATCAAGGAGCAGCGCGAACAGGAACAACGCCGTCATGAAGGCCAGTTGCAACAGGTACAGGCGGAGTTGCGCCAGGCTCAGCAGAGCGCCATGGTGCGCCAGGACGAGATCACCCAACTGCATCGCGACAATGAGCGGCTATTGATCGAACATCGGGTGACTGCTAAGGAATTGGCGGCGCTGCAAGAGCAATCGCGCAAAGACCAGACCCATCAGCTCAAGCTGAGCGAACAGGTCAGCCTGATTGACAGCGAACGCACCCTGCTTCAGGAGCGTCTGCGGGTTGCCTTGCTGGAAAGCCAGTCGCGCCAACAGGCGCTGACCGAGCACCAGCACGCCAACAAGCGCCTGGAACTGGACCTGGTCAAGGCCCAGGCCAGTATCGAGGCATTGCGCCTGGCGGCCGCCGTTGCAGCGACGCCAGAGGTAACGCCCGACGCTTGATCAGCCCGCCACAGGCGTACGCATGGTGACAAACTCTTCGGCCGCCGTGGGGTGCACGCCAATGGTGTCGTCGAAATGCTGCTTGGTCGCGCCCGCCTTCAGCGCGATCGCCAGGCCCTGGATGATTTCGCCGGCATCCGGGCCGACCATATGGCAACCCAGCACCTTGTCGGAGTCGGCGTCGACGATCAGTTTCATCAGGGTCTTTTCCTGGCAGTCGGTCAGGGTCAGCTTCATCGGCCGGAAACGGCTTTCGAAGACCTGCACCTTATGGCCCTTCGCTTTCGCGTCTTCTTCGGTGAGGCCAACCGTGCCGATGTTCGGCAGGCTGAACACCGCCGTCGGGATCATTGCGTAATCCACCGGGCGATAGTGCTCAGGCTTGAACAGGCGTCGCGCCACCGCCATGCCTTCAGCCAGGGCAACCGGCGTCAACTGCACGCGACCAATCACGTCACCAATGGCCAGGATCGACGGTTCGGCGGTCTGGTAAAGGTCGTCCACTTCAACGAAACCACGCTTGTCGAGCGTGACCCCGGTGTGTTCCAACCCGAGATTATCCAGCATCGGACGCCGGCCGGTGGCGTAGAACACGCAATCGGCCTCCAGTACGCGACCGTCTTTCAGCGTGGCCTTGAGGCTGCCATCGGCTTGCTTATCGATACGCTCGATATCGGCGTTGAATTGCAGGTCGAGGCCGCGCTTGGTCAGCTCTTCCTTGAGGTGAGTGCGCACCGAGCCGTCGAAACCACGCAGGAACAGGTCGCCGCGGTACAACAGCGTCGTCTGGGCGCCCAGACCGTGGAAGATACCGGCAAACTCAACGGCAATGTAACCGCCGCCGACGACCAGTACGCGCTTGGGTAATTGCTTGAGAAAAAACGCTTCATTGGAGCCAATGGCGTGTTCATGCCCTGGAATCTCCGGAATCTGCGGCCAGCCGCCCGTAGCAATCAGGATGTGCTGGGCGGTGAAACGCTCGCCGTTGATCTCGACCTGATGCGGACCAACCAGGCGCGCATGCCCCTCATGCAGAGTCACGCCACTGTTGACCAGCAGGTTGCGATAAATGCCATTGAGACGGTTGATCTCACGGTCCTTGTTCGCGATCAGAGTCGCCCAATCGAAATTCGCTTCGCCAAGCGACCAGCCAAACCCGCTGGCCTGCTCAAACTCTTCGGAGAAATGCGCGCCGTATACCAGCAGCTTTTTCGGCACGCAGCCGACGTTGACACAGGTGCCACCCAGGTAGCGGCTTTCCGCCACGGCCACCCTGGCACCAAAACCCGCAGCAAAACGTGCCGCACGCACACCGCCGGAACCGGCGCCAATTACATACAGGTCAAAATCGTAGGCCATTTCACTCTCCTCGGCAGGACATCAGCATACCGCCTTACATGGGGCTGAAAAACGAAAAAGCCACCCGAAGGTGGCTTTCTCTTGGAACAGGCTGGCTGACGTGGATCAGTAAGCCTTGCCAGTCTTGTAGAAGTGCTCGAAGCAGAAGTTGGTCGCTTCGATGTAGCCTTCAGCACCACCGCAGTCAAAACGCTGGCCTTTGAACTTGTAGGCGATGACGCAACCGTCTTTGGCTTGCTTCATCAGGGCGTCGGTGATTTGAATCTCGCCGCCTTTGCCCGGCTCGGTTTCTTCGATCAACTTGAAGATGTCCGGCGTCAGGATGTAGCGACCGATGATGGCCAGGTTCGATGGCGCGTCTTCAGGGGCTGGCTTCTCGACCATGTCACGGACGCGGATCAGGCCGTCACCAATGTCGTCACCGGCAATCACGCCGTACTTGTTGGTTTGCGATGGGTCCACTTCCATGACCGCAACGATGGTGCAGCGGTATTTCTGGTACAGCTTGACCATCTGGGTCAGCACGCCGTCACCGTCGAGGTTGACACACAAGTCATCCGCCAGCACCACGGCGAACGGCTCGTCGCCGATCAGTGGGCGACCGGTCAGGATGGCGTGGCCGAGGCCTTTCATCTGCGTCTGGCGAGTGTAGGAAAACGAGCACTCGTCCAGCAGTTTGCGGATGCCGACCAGGTATTTCTCCTTGTCGGTGCCCTTGATCTGGTTTTCCAGCTCGTAGCTGATGTCGAAGTGGTCTTCCAGCGCGCGCTTACCGCGGCCGGTCACGATGGAGATTTCGTTCAGACCGGCATCCAATGCCTCTTCGACCCCGTACTGAATCAGTGGCTTGTTCACCACCGGCAGCATCTCTTTGGGCATGGCTTTGGTCGCTGGCAAGAAGCGAGTGCCGTAACCGGCTGCTGGGAACAAGCATTTCTTGATCATATGGGTCCTTACATAGGGCTGTGTGTACGGAATTCGGCGCAGTCTAATCAGGCCGCAGTCACCTTACAATGGCTCCTGCTGGCGTTGCGATGTCATCATAGAGAAAAAATGTCGGCGTAAGTTCCGCTAATCTTGCGAAGCGGGTTCCCACCGGCAGGGCAAAATTGCCTGCACCTCGGTGTTTCAAGGGCTGCGACCCTTTTAGCACGCTTTCGTCCCCGGCACACTGACCGAGAATAACGCGCGCGGTCCTGTGACATTTGGCGCTATCATTACGCCCTTGAACCAGACCACGAGATTGATAGATGTCAGAACCAAAAGGCGTAAACGGCTACCTGATCACGCAGCGCGAGGACGGCTGGCACCTGATCAACTTCCACGGCGACAGCGTCGCCGGAGCCTTTGCCACCGAAAGCCAGGCGATTGCGGTAGCCGAAGTATTTGTGGATGAAGCAGGCCATGCGTCGAGCAAACGGCCCAAGGGCAAGTAAGTTCCGCAAGCGTGTACATGAAGCCCCGTTTACGGGGCTTTTTTGTGGGCGCTTATTAGAGGCAGGCTAATTGAGACGGCAGTTGCGCGGTTACACAAAGCCCCTTGATCAATATTGTATTCCCGAAAATGTAATCCTATTCTGACGGAAGTAATAACAGCTTGTGCTTCCACGCCCGAATGTAGTCAATTTCCGACAGTCAATTATTGATTTTTGGCAAAATGCCATATTCCTCTTACACATCTCGAAATAACACGGCTACGCAACTAAGCGAATCGGGCGACTTACTTTTTTTGAGGCAAGCCTGACAATTGCCGGCGTTCGAACGCAGTCCCGAGTGGCAATACAACTAGTTGGAAAATTAGCATTTCCCAACCTGCACTCTGGTCAGCGGCGAGCTGAGTTCCCTGCACGTTTTTAACTTTAAGAACGACGGTTCGGTCCACGCCTGCCTGCAGGGATCCTTTACGACGTTATTAACAGATGGGTCTTTGCTGATGAAAATTGAAATGAAAACTGCACTGTTGTCGATCGGGCTGCTGATGGGCTCGATGTCCGCTGCCCAGGCGGCGGATGGAACAGTCACATTCTTGGGTTCGGTGCACTCGGGTGCCTGTTCGATCAAGCCTGACTCCGTGGATCAGACCGTTCATCTGGGGGCAATTGCAAAGCATCAATTGCAAACGGGCGGCAAATCCGAAGCCCGCCGTGTATTGATTGAACTGGAAGGCTGCGATCTCACTGGCCTTACCGACAATACCGTGACCACCACCTTTACCGCGGCGCCATCAAGTGCTGTTCCAGGTGCGATCGGCACCGTCGGTGGCGCGGGCGGCATCGGCATCATGATGACCCACGGCAGCAAGCCCATCGAGCTGGGCGTCGCCACGACGCCGCAAGCCATTGTCGCCGGGGATAACACGCTCGAGTTCGGCGCCTACGTACAAGGTGCCGCGACGGCCCCCATTGTTCCCGGCGATTTCAGCGCAGTCACCAACTTCACCTTGGCTTATCAGTAAGTGATTCCCCCCGCCATTCACAGGGCGGGGGGAAGCTGACGGGAGATAAAGGTGAAAACACTCAAACACCTTGCCATCACCTCATGCTTGGCATTGCTCATCAGCCCTGACGCGAACGCGCAGCCGCCAGCGCAGGGCGACGGCGTCGTCACGCTGGGCGGAGAAGTCATCGACTCGGCGTGCGGGTTGGAGTTGGCCAGCGCCGACCAGTCCATCGAAATGGCGCCTGAGCCTATAGGCCGGATTCTGCGCAATACGATGGGGGAACCCCATCCCTTCCAGTTGCGCCTGGTCAACTGTTCGCTGAGCCGTCCGGACCCGCAGCGCCCCGGTGCAAGCCTGCCGGACTGGCAGCATCTGCAGGTGACGTTTGACGGTCCCCGCGACCGGGAGGGCCGCTCGTTTGCCGCCTCGGGTTTCTCACAGGGGGTTGCCTTTCATATCTGGGACGCCGCCGGCCAGGAGAGCGTTCCAGGCGAACCCATGGCGCTGCTTCCGCTGACTGAAGGCGACATGACCCTGCACTACACGATTCGCCTGGTCGGTAACGGACTGCAACTTGTGCCGGGTGCCCACGGCGCCGCCGTGCGATTCAAGTTGGATTACTTTTGAACATTGATGGACTGCTTTCATGTTGAATGCGTCGAAGATCAAAAATACGCTTCGCCCAAGCCTGTTTGGTGGGTTGATATCCGTGGCGGGATCGGCATTGGCTGCCGGGGATATTGAGTTTAATACGGATGTTCTGGATCTGATTGATCGCACTAATATTGACTTGTCCCAGTTTGCACGCAGCGGTTTTATCCTGCCGGGGACTTATTCAATGGTGGTGCAGATAAACCAGCAATCGCTTTCTGAACAATCGATAGCGTTCTACCCGCCCGACAACGATCCCAAAGGCAGTGAGGCCTGTTTATCGGCCGGCCTTGTGGAGCAACTGGGCCTGAAAGCCTCCGTTGCCGCAGAACTTGTTTGGTGGAAAGGCGGGGAATGCCTGGATATCCGGGGTTTGCCGGGCATGCAGGTCAATGGCGACCTGGCGACCGCCACGCTGAACATTAACCTGCCGCAAGCTTACCTTGAGTACAGCGCCATCAACTGGGACCCGCCCTCTCGCTGGGATGAAGGGGTGCCCGGGCTGTTGATCGACTACAACATGACGGCGCAATCGAGCCACCAGAAGAATGACCGGGTGCGCAACGATTTGAGTGGCAACGGAACACTGGGTGCCAATGCCGGAGCCTGGCGCTTGCGGGCGGATTGGCAGGGGCGTGTCGACAAAGACCGCGAACGGGCAGACAGGCGTTCCAGGCTGGAATGGAGTCGGTACTACGCCTATCGCGCCATCCCTGCGCTCAAGGCACGCCTGGTGGTGGGCGAGAACTATCTGTATTCGGACCTTTTCGACAGCTTCCGCTTTACCGGTGCAGCCCTCAATTCCGATGAGAGCCAACTGCCACCCAACTTGCGCGGTTACGCGCCGGAAGTTGTCGGTGTTGCCAAGACCAATGCAAGGGTCATCATCAGCCAGCAAGGCCGCGTGCTGTATGAAACGCTGGTTGCCGCGGGCCCTTTTCGTATCCAGGACCTTAATGACGCGGTGTCCGGCCGGCTGGACGTGCGCGTGGAAGAACAGGACGGTTCGGTACACAACTTCCAGATCGACACGGCAGGCGTCCCCTACCTCACTCGCCCAGGCCACGTTCGCTACAAACTGGCCACCGGACGCCCTTCCGACCTGCAATACGGCGGTGATGGCGACGTTTTCGGTTCGGGCGAGTTCTCCTGGGGCGTAAGTAACGGCTGGTCGCTGTTTGGTGGTGGCATCACCGATAACAACTACCGCGCCCTGACGGTCGGTGCAGGTCGAGACTTGCTGGTGTTCGGTGCCGTCTCGGTGGACGTGACCCAAGCCCGCGCAAACGTGTGGCACGAGACACTCTCGGGCAAGTCCTACCGCCTTCAATATTCGAAGAACTTTGAACAATACGACAGCCAGATAACCTTCGCCGGCTACCGTTTTTCTGAAAAGAATTACTTGAGCATGAGTGAGTACTTGGATGCTCGCCATTACGGGAGGAACGGTGAGCTCGCCGGGCGCTACAAGTACGATGGGTACACAGAAAACTGGAAGCCCATTGGCGGCAGCAAGGCGCTTTATACAGCGACGATCAACAAGCATTTTCGTGATTTAGGCGCCACCGTCTACGCCAGTTATAACAAACAAACCTATTGGGAGCGGCCCGCCACCCAGCGCTGGAACTTGTCCGTGTCACGTTACTTCAATGTCGGCACTGTCAAGAACATGAACCTGTCCCTGAACCTTCATCGCACTCAGGAATATAACTATAAGGATAACGGCATAGCGTTGACGGTCAGCCTGCCCCTGGGGCGCAGCGGTACCTTGTCGATGGACGCCAACAGAGCCGCAGGCGATAACCGTTTCGCCACGCGCTACGCCGATCGCCTGGATGAACGCAACAGCTACCAGCTCAGCGCTGGCAACAACGCCGCCAGCGGTTACCTGAGCCATATCGGTGACCAGGCGGACATCGACGTCGCCGCCAGCAAGCAAGAAGGCGGTTACACCACCCTCGGAGTGTCCGCTCGCGGCGGCGGTACGCTGACGCCTTACGGTGGCGCATTGCATCGTACCAACAGCACGGGCGGCACCCGCCTGATGGTCGATACCGGCGGGGTACCCGATGTGCCCGTGCGCGGTTACGGCACACCGACCCGTAGCAACGCCTTCGGCAAAGCGGTCATTTCCGACATCGGCAGTTATCAGCGGATGGCGGCCAGCGTCGACCTGGAACGCTTGCCAAGCAATGTTGAAGCCACCCAATCGGTCACGCAACTGACGCTCACCGAAGGCGCCATCGGCTACCGGTCCCTGGCGGTGATTGCCGGTGAAAAAGCCATGGCGGTGGTTCGTCTGCCGGACGGCAGCTCACCGCCCTTCGGCGCGACGGTGAAGAACCTCAAGCAGCAAGACACCGGCATCGTCAACGACGGCGGCAATGTCTACCTGAGCGGCATCCAGCCTGGCGCAGAGATGACCGTCAGCTGGGGTGGTTCAGAGCAGTGCATCGTCACCCTCCCCGTCCTTCTACCTACTGATGGCTTGACCGACGCCCTGCAACTGGGCTGCCGAATGGTAGCCCGTGATCAATCCCTGCCCGAGCCGGATGCACTGACCGGCACGCGTAACGATACGGAGAAAACATCCTCATGATGCTGAACACGCGCTACACACTCCCGGCCTGCGTGATGCTGGCCCTGGGCTTGAGCCAGAGTGCCAACGCCGCGATCGGGCTGGACCGTACCCGGGTGATTTTTGATGGCGGCAAGGACGCCACCAGCGTGAACATCACGAACAACAACACCCAGTTACCGTATCTGGCCCAAGGCTGGATCGAAGATGAAGCCGGTCAAAAGATCACCACGCCCTTGGTCGTGCTACCGCCGGTTCAGCGTGTGGAGCCAGGCAAGCAAAGTCAGGTCAAGGTCCAGGCGCTGCCGGCGGCCAAATCCTTACCGCAGGATCGGGAGACGGTCTACTACTTCAACCTCAGGGAAATTCCGCCGCGCAGCGATAAGTCCAACACCCTGCAAATTGCGCTGCAGACCCGGATCAAATTGTTCTATCGACCGCAGGCCATTGCGCCGAGTCAGCAAGACCTGTCCAACCCCTGGCAGGAAAAACTGACCCTGACGCGCGCCGGTGAGCACTACACAGTCAGTAACCCGACGCCTTACTACGTCACGTTGGTGGATGCGCGCAGCACCAAGGACGGCAAAACCGCACCGGGCTTCGAGCCGTTGATGGTCCCACCAAAAGGTTCGCTGACCTTGGGGCCCACCGCCAAGGCGCTCGGCGCGGCCCCTTACCTGGCCTACGTGAATGATTACGGCGGCCGCCCGCTGATGGCCTTCACCTGCAGCGGCGACACCTGCAAGGTGAACGCGCAAGCATCAACGCCCAATGAGTAGCGCCTGCCGCCGGAGAACACCATGAAGTCACACACTGTGAAGGCCTTGGGCGGGCTGCTCCTGGCCTCTGTGGGCGGCGCGCAAGCCGAGGATGTCGAGGGCATGAGCGGGATGCTGAATATTTCCGGAAGCATGCATGAAATTCCCTGCGTGCTGGAAATGACCTCACGGCATCAAACCATCGACCTTGGCGCCGTATCGACCAGCCAACTGCAACGCCCCGGCGATCAGGCAAGGCCGGTGTCATTCCAATTGCGCTTCAACGACTGTCAGCGTACCGCCGGCAGTATTCGCAGCGAACGTACGGGCAACCTGACGTGGAGCGCCTTTCAACCGGTGCTGTCGGTCGCGTTTTATGCACCCGCCGATACCGATGATCCGCGGTTGGTAAAGGTCCAGGGCATCACGGGAATGGGCTTGCGCTTGACCGACCCCCAGGGGCGGGATGTCCAGCTGGGCTCAAGGGGCGAACCCTTGTTCCTCCCGCTGGGCAGCAACACCCAGACCTGGACCGTTCAACCCATGCGCACGGCCGCACCGTTGACCAGCGGGGCATTTCGGGCTGTGGTCGACTTCAGGCTCAATTATGAGTAAGGGCATGACAATGGCTAAGCCAACCGGCCCGCGGGCCTTTCTTATCGGTGGCGGCCTGCTGTGGGCCGCCAGCCAGAGTGTGCACGCCGACAGCAACCTGACCATCCGCGCGGTCATTGTTGCGCCTCCGCCGTGCGTGATCAACGGCGGGAGTACGCTGGATGTGCCGTTTGGCAATGACCTGCTGACCTCGCGGGTAGACGGGGTCAATTATCGTCGAGCGGTGCCGTACACCGTCACCTGCAACTCGCCCGCCAATAATGCGCTGACCCTTGAACTCAAGGGCACGGCGGCAGCCTTTGACAATCGCGTGCTCATGACCGGCAAAGCGGACCTTGGGGTAAAGCTGTTCGCAAATGGTGCCGACTGGCCACTCAATACAGTCGTGAAATTTACCTACCCGAACTTTCCAGCGGTGCAGGCGGTGCCTGTCAAACGTGCGGGCAGCAAGCTGACCGGAGGCGCCTTTGATGCGGCCGCCACGCTGGTGGTCGATTATCAATGAAGAGGACATTTCAATGACAGGTTGGCAGCAGCGAGCGTTGCTCGCCGTGTGTTCCCTAGGCCTTTGCAACGGCGCGTCGGCCAACGTGACGTTCAGCGGGACGTTGAACGAACCGCCTCCCTGCACGATTGATGCGGGCAATACGATTGAGGTCGACTTTGGGGATGTCGGGATCAGGCGCGTCGACGGCACGCACTACCGGCGAGGCGTGGGTTATGCGATCAACTGCGGCAGCGACACCCTGCCCTGGGCGCTGAAACTGAGCGTCAACGGCACACCGACGGCGTTTGACGGCTCGGCGGTGCAAACCAGCGTGCCGGGCTTAGGTATTCGACTCTTTCAGAACAACGTGCCGTTTCTACTCAATACGCCG
Coding sequences:
- the ahpF gene encoding alkyl hydroperoxide reductase subunit F; the protein is MLDANLKAQLKSYLERVTQPIEIVASLDDGAKSQEMLALLQDVVSLTTLITLNTDGDDARKPSFSINRPGADISLRFAGIPMGHEFTSLVLALLQVGGHPSKASVEVIEQIRALKGEFSFETYFSLSCQNCPDVVQALNLMAVLNPNIRHVAIDGALFQAEVDERQIMAVPSVYLNGVNFGQGRMGLEEILAKLDTSGIEKAAEKISAKDAFDVLVVGGGPAGSSAAIYAARKGIRTGVAAERFGGQVLDTMSIENFISVQETEGPKLASALEAHVRQYDVDIMNLQRASSLIPAKNAGDLHEIRFESGASLKSKTVILATGARWREMGVPGEQQYKAKGVCFCPHCDGPLFKGKRVAVIGGGNSGVEAAIDLAGIVSHVTLLEFDSKLRADAVLQRKLYSLQNVDVITSALTSEVKGDGQKVTGLAYKDRDSGEFKTIDLEGIFVQIGLLPNTDWLKGTVELTPRGEIIVDARGETSLPGVFAAGDVTTVPYKQIVIAVGEGAKASLSAFDHLIRTSAPA
- the ahpC gene encoding alkyl hydroperoxide reductase subunit C, encoding MPIINSQVKPFKATAFKNGSFVDVTDADLKGKWSVVFFYPADFTFVCPTELEDLADNYAEFQKLGVEIYSVSTDTHFAHAAWHNTSPAIGKIQYTMIGDPTLTISRNFDVLIEEAGLADRGTFVINPEGQIKIVELNDGGVGRDASELLRKIKAAQYVAAHPGEVCPAKWKEGEATLAPSLDLVGKI
- a CDS encoding site-specific integrase, with translation MSDLDRYLNAATRDNTRRSYRAAIEHFEVSWGGFLPATSDSVARYLVAHAGVLAVNTLKLRLSALAQWHTSQGFPDPTKAPVVRKVLKGIRAVHPARQKQAEPLQLKHLEQVVAALEVEAKEAAAAQDSPRLLRAKRDTALILLGFWRGFRSDELCRLAIEHVQAAPGAGISLYLPRSKSDRDNLGKTYHTPALLRLCPVHAYSEWLSASALVRGPVFRGIDRWGNLGEEGLHPNSVIPLLRQALERAGIPAEQYTSHSLRRGFATWAHRSGWDLKSLMSYVGWSDMKSAMRYVEATPFLGMTLATQPLL
- a CDS encoding DNA-binding protein; the protein is MARGGINKAVVQTARLAILARGENPSIDAVRIEMGNTGSKTTIHRYLKELDESETRLTITEAPIDDELGELVARLAQRLKEKAQEPIDLALAQFEQHKAALLAQLEALEEAHGQLKQQFDIQAAALAEQSAALQTASTSLQTEQTRNAGLSQACSDYELRISDKDEQIRSLEEKHLHARDALEHYRNAIKEQREQEQRRHEGQLQQVQAELRQAQQSAMVRQDEITQLHRDNERLLIEHRVTAKELAALQEQSRKDQTHQLKLSEQVSLIDSERTLLQERLRVALLESQSRQQALTEHQHANKRLELDLVKAQASIEALRLAAAVAATPEVTPDA
- the gorA gene encoding glutathione-disulfide reductase translates to MAYDFDLYVIGAGSGGVRAARFAAGFGARVAVAESRYLGGTCVNVGCVPKKLLVYGAHFSEEFEQASGFGWSLGEANFDWATLIANKDREINRLNGIYRNLLVNSGVTLHEGHARLVGPHQVEINGERFTAQHILIATGGWPQIPEIPGHEHAIGSNEAFFLKQLPKRVLVVGGGYIAVEFAGIFHGLGAQTTLLYRGDLFLRGFDGSVRTHLKEELTKRGLDLQFNADIERIDKQADGSLKATLKDGRVLEADCVFYATGRRPMLDNLGLEHTGVTLDKRGFVEVDDLYQTAEPSILAIGDVIGRVQLTPVALAEGMAVARRLFKPEHYRPVDYAMIPTAVFSLPNIGTVGLTEEDAKAKGHKVQVFESRFRPMKLTLTDCQEKTLMKLIVDADSDKVLGCHMVGPDAGEIIQGLAIALKAGATKQHFDDTIGVHPTAAEEFVTMRTPVAG
- the galU gene encoding UTP--glucose-1-phosphate uridylyltransferase GalU, which gives rise to MIKKCLFPAAGYGTRFLPATKAMPKEMLPVVNKPLIQYGVEEALDAGLNEISIVTGRGKRALEDHFDISYELENQIKGTDKEKYLVGIRKLLDECSFSYTRQTQMKGLGHAILTGRPLIGDEPFAVVLADDLCVNLDGDGVLTQMVKLYQKYRCTIVAVMEVDPSQTNKYGVIAGDDIGDGLIRVRDMVEKPAPEDAPSNLAIIGRYILTPDIFKLIEETEPGKGGEIQITDALMKQAKDGCVIAYKFKGQRFDCGGAEGYIEATNFCFEHFYKTGKAY
- a CDS encoding fimbrial protein, whose amino-acid sequence is MKTALLSIGLLMGSMSAAQAADGTVTFLGSVHSGACSIKPDSVDQTVHLGAIAKHQLQTGGKSEARRVLIELEGCDLTGLTDNTVTTTFTAAPSSAVPGAIGTVGGAGGIGIMMTHGSKPIELGVATTPQAIVAGDNTLEFGAYVQGAATAPIVPGDFSAVTNFTLAYQ